Proteins found in one Salinimonas lutimaris genomic segment:
- a CDS encoding undecaprenyl-phosphate glucose phosphotransferase — protein sequence MKFNLLQSQALNGNSSSRDERRSGITGHYQSSFSTLYRLIDLSVITVCFYAAVFYHDLTITTTGMILLFINVVSFQMAAEAMDLYRSWRSSPTSDMLKTTGMTWIASLFVTLTLGFMFSHSVTLSPAMVMMWFAASLVTLTVWRGVMRQFLFKVRRDGMNSRSAIIIGATSVGYDMAEQMAKNEHLGIHFQGMYDDRPADRLGQDQSHEIQGSIDEAIELAKQHKVDYIYIALPTAAENRIKEILEKCSDTTANVYLIPNFFMYSLLNSRWQSVGNVQALSIYDTPFQGANDVLKRIEDVVISSIILAFLAIPMLCIAAAVKVTSKGPAIFKQKRYGLDGKEITVYKFRSMSTQDNGSVVKQATKNDPRVTKIGAFLRRTSLDELPQFINVLQGRMSIVGPRPHAVAHNEEYRKLITGYMLRHKIRPGITGWAQVNGLRGETETVNKMAKRVEYDLDYMHRWSVWFDIKIIIKTVTGGLSGNHIY from the coding sequence ATGAAATTTAATTTACTGCAAAGTCAGGCGCTAAATGGCAACAGTTCATCCAGGGACGAGAGAAGAAGTGGTATAACCGGCCATTATCAAAGCAGTTTCTCGACTCTGTATCGCCTGATTGACCTGTCAGTGATCACTGTTTGCTTCTACGCTGCGGTGTTTTACCACGATCTGACCATTACCACCACCGGCATGATTTTGTTATTTATCAATGTGGTATCTTTTCAGATGGCAGCCGAGGCGATGGATCTGTATCGCTCATGGCGCAGCAGCCCAACCAGCGACATGCTTAAAACAACCGGCATGACGTGGATCGCCAGCTTGTTTGTCACACTGACCTTAGGCTTTATGTTTTCACACAGTGTTACCTTATCTCCAGCGATGGTGATGATGTGGTTTGCTGCATCTCTGGTTACGCTAACCGTTTGGCGGGGCGTTATGCGTCAGTTCCTGTTTAAGGTTCGCCGCGACGGTATGAATTCTCGCTCTGCTATCATTATTGGTGCTACATCAGTCGGTTATGACATGGCTGAACAGATGGCGAAAAACGAACATCTGGGCATCCATTTTCAGGGTATGTATGACGACCGCCCAGCAGATCGTCTTGGTCAGGACCAGAGCCATGAAATTCAGGGCTCTATTGACGAGGCCATTGAGCTGGCCAAGCAACACAAGGTGGATTACATCTATATTGCACTGCCAACGGCTGCCGAGAATCGTATAAAAGAGATTCTGGAGAAGTGTAGTGACACTACCGCAAATGTGTATTTGATTCCGAACTTCTTCATGTACTCGCTTCTTAACTCACGCTGGCAGTCTGTGGGTAATGTTCAGGCGCTGAGTATTTATGACACACCGTTCCAGGGCGCCAACGATGTACTGAAGCGTATTGAAGATGTGGTTATCAGTAGTATTATTCTTGCTTTTCTGGCCATTCCGATGCTGTGTATTGCCGCTGCGGTAAAAGTCACTTCTAAAGGTCCGGCTATCTTTAAGCAGAAACGTTACGGTCTGGATGGCAAGGAAATTACCGTTTATAAATTTCGCTCTATGTCGACGCAGGACAATGGTTCGGTGGTTAAGCAGGCGACCAAAAATGATCCAAGGGTGACAAAAATTGGTGCATTTTTGCGCCGCACCTCGCTCGATGAGCTGCCACAGTTTATTAATGTGCTGCAAGGCAGAATGTCCATCGTAGGTCCGCGACCGCACGCTGTTGCGCACAATGAGGAGTATCGTAAGCTGATTACCGGCTACATGCTGCGTCACAAAATACGCCCTGGCATTACAGGTTGGGCGCAGGTCAATGGCTTACGTGGTGAAACCGAAACAGTGAACAAGATGGCTAAACGGGTGGAGTATGACCTGGATTACATGCATCGCTGGTCTGTCTGGTTTGATATCAAAATTATCATCAAAACTGTGACCGGTGGCCTGTCAGGTAATCATATTTACTAA
- a CDS encoding hydrogen peroxide-inducible genes activator — protein MKWPNLKHLHYLVTLHQEQHFHRAAARCNVSQSTLSTAIQNLEEHFGSQLLEREHKTFVFTSLGLDVVERSKLILQEAGELVEYAQNAGNWQRGNLRLGVIPTIAPFLFEGMIGAFNAFLPDISLELQEDTTSNLLQQLSDGRLDLLVLALPMETPGCKQMILGHDPFHLVAHHSMADDLKDPMDISSLPKKSIFLLQQEHCMTGHAVSACGLQHKDQVSSLAASSLYTLVQLANSKLGYTFLPELALNQQILDNTELKALPAENDAYREIGLVWRAGTTRMRLFRRIGEILSPLLPKPTLN, from the coding sequence ATGAAATGGCCGAACCTAAAACATCTGCACTATCTGGTAACGCTGCATCAGGAGCAGCACTTTCACCGGGCTGCCGCGCGCTGTAATGTCAGCCAGTCTACATTAAGTACTGCTATCCAGAATCTGGAAGAACACTTTGGTAGTCAGCTGCTTGAGCGCGAGCATAAAACCTTTGTGTTTACCTCACTGGGGCTGGATGTAGTAGAGCGCAGTAAACTGATCTTGCAGGAAGCCGGGGAGTTGGTGGAGTACGCACAAAACGCCGGTAACTGGCAGCGGGGAAATCTGCGTCTGGGTGTTATACCCACCATTGCGCCATTTTTATTTGAAGGCATGATCGGCGCCTTTAACGCTTTTTTGCCAGATATCAGCCTGGAATTGCAGGAAGATACCACCAGTAATCTGTTACAGCAGTTATCCGATGGACGATTGGATCTGCTGGTGCTGGCCCTGCCCATGGAAACACCAGGATGTAAGCAGATGATTCTGGGGCATGATCCGTTTCATCTGGTAGCGCATCATTCGATGGCTGATGATTTAAAAGATCCGATGGACATCAGCAGCCTGCCTAAGAAAAGTATCTTTTTATTGCAACAGGAGCATTGTATGACCGGTCATGCGGTCAGTGCCTGCGGTTTGCAGCATAAAGACCAGGTCAGTAGCCTGGCTGCCAGCAGCCTGTATACGCTGGTACAGCTGGCAAACAGCAAATTGGGCTATACCTTTTTGCCGGAGCTGGCGTTAAATCAGCAGATTCTGGATAACACAGAATTAAAAGCACTACCGGCGGAGAATGATGCCTATCGGGAAATTGGTTTGGTCTGGCGGGCCGGAACAACCCGTATGCGTCTGTTTCGCAGAATTGGTGAAATACTGTCGCCGCTACTCCCCAAACCCACACTAAATTAG
- the phoU gene encoding phosphate signaling complex protein PhoU: MRQVAFNTHISNKFNTELENLRNSVLTMGGEVEQQLVDTLKAIKLNHAGLAEKVALNDLKINSMELQIDKECLRIIAKRHPTASDLRLIMTISKAITDIERMGDEIERIARLVTKGKLPASQSVRSSMLLIGDKVAAMMRGTFDAFARQDERAALDVYNEDNRIDAEYKKLLGRVVEEMKKNTDSMQDWLEILWALRSLERVGDRCKNVCEYVITLTSGEDARHASVESMMQKLEDLS; the protein is encoded by the coding sequence ATGCGTCAGGTAGCGTTTAATACTCACATCTCCAATAAGTTTAACACTGAACTGGAGAACCTTCGGAATTCCGTGCTGACCATGGGCGGGGAAGTGGAACAACAGCTGGTCGACACTCTCAAGGCTATCAAGCTGAATCACGCTGGTTTGGCAGAAAAAGTGGCGCTAAACGATTTGAAGATCAATTCGATGGAGCTGCAGATTGACAAGGAATGCCTGCGAATTATTGCCAAGCGTCACCCCACTGCCTCAGATCTGCGTCTGATCATGACGATCTCAAAAGCGATCACCGATATTGAACGAATGGGCGATGAAATTGAGCGTATTGCGCGGCTGGTAACTAAGGGAAAACTGCCAGCTTCCCAGTCAGTACGTAGCTCCATGCTGCTTATTGGTGATAAGGTCGCTGCCATGATGCGCGGTACCTTTGATGCGTTTGCCCGGCAGGATGAACGGGCTGCACTGGATGTGTACAACGAAGACAACCGTATTGATGCTGAATACAAAAAGCTGCTGGGGCGTGTGGTTGAGGAAATGAAAAAAAACACTGACTCAATGCAGGACTGGCTGGAAATATTATGGGCATTGCGATCGCTGGAGCGGGTCGGGGATCGCTGTAAAAATGTGTGCGAATACGTGATAACTCTGACCAGCGGTGAGGATGCACGCCATGCATCGGTGGAGTCTATGATGCAAAAATTAGAGGATTTATCATAA
- a CDS encoding inorganic phosphate transporter codes for MEFLQNYGTTLIILAAVVGFIMAWGIGANDVANAMGTSVGSKALTIKQAIIIAMIFEFAGAYLAGGEVTSTIRKGIIDSSFFIDKPDYLVLGMIASLLAAGIWLGLASWLGWPVSTTHSIIGAIIGFTATGVSMDAVSWDKVGGIVGSWVVTPALSGIIAYLIFMSAQKLIFSTDKPLENAKRYVPFYMGLAGFVMSLVTIKKGLKHVGMELSAVNGYILAVVIAIALGFVGKVMIKRLRYSESADADLQAANVEKVFAILMVVTACCMAFAHGSNDVANAIGPLAAVVSVVGSGGVINSSSDLAPWILPLGGFGIVAGLALFGHRVIKTIGQGITHLTPSRGFAAELAAACTVVIASGTGLPISTTQTLVGAVLGVGMARGVSALNLKIVRNIVVSWVITLPAGAVLSVIFFFALKGIFGVE; via the coding sequence GTGGAATTTCTGCAAAACTACGGCACAACTCTTATCATTTTAGCCGCTGTCGTCGGCTTTATTATGGCTTGGGGGATCGGTGCTAACGATGTCGCGAACGCAATGGGAACATCCGTTGGTTCAAAAGCATTAACCATCAAGCAGGCTATCATCATTGCGATGATTTTCGAGTTTGCTGGTGCTTATCTGGCCGGGGGCGAAGTGACCTCTACCATCCGCAAAGGGATTATTGATTCTTCCTTCTTTATCGATAAACCAGATTACCTGGTCTTAGGTATGATTGCCTCTCTGCTGGCTGCAGGTATCTGGCTGGGTCTTGCGTCATGGCTGGGCTGGCCGGTATCAACCACGCACTCTATTATTGGTGCCATTATCGGTTTCACTGCCACCGGCGTGAGCATGGATGCGGTTAGCTGGGACAAAGTAGGGGGGATCGTTGGTAGCTGGGTAGTAACACCTGCACTGTCCGGTATCATTGCCTATCTTATCTTCATGAGTGCGCAAAAACTGATTTTCAGCACTGACAAACCGCTGGAAAATGCCAAGCGCTATGTACCTTTCTACATGGGGCTGGCGGGTTTTGTCATGTCACTGGTGACCATTAAGAAAGGTCTGAAGCACGTTGGGATGGAGCTGTCTGCAGTGAATGGTTACATTCTGGCAGTGGTGATTGCTATCGCGCTTGGCTTTGTGGGTAAAGTCATGATCAAACGTCTGCGCTATAGTGAGTCTGCTGATGCTGATTTGCAGGCTGCCAACGTAGAAAAAGTGTTTGCTATTTTAATGGTGGTAACCGCCTGTTGTATGGCTTTCGCCCACGGTTCTAACGATGTAGCTAATGCCATTGGTCCGCTGGCTGCGGTAGTCAGTGTGGTAGGCTCTGGTGGGGTTATCAATTCAAGTTCTGATCTGGCACCATGGATTCTTCCTCTGGGTGGCTTTGGTATTGTTGCTGGTCTGGCGCTGTTTGGTCACCGGGTGATCAAAACCATTGGCCAGGGTATTACCCACTTAACACCGAGCCGTGGTTTTGCTGCTGAACTGGCGGCTGCCTGTACTGTGGTTATTGCCTCGGGTACCGGTCTGCCAATCTCCACTACGCAAACCTTGGTGGGGGCGGTACTGGGTGTAGGTATGGCCCGCGGTGTGTCAGCACTGAATCTGAAAATTGTACGTAACATCGTGGTGTCATGGGTCATTACCCTGCCAGCCGGTGCGGTACTGTCGGTTATCTTCTTCTTCGCCCTGAAGGGTATCTTCGGCGTCGAATAA
- a CDS encoding universal stress protein, with the protein MKGNFNKILCVLTDTHKQDEVVAQALHIAKNHQAELTILLKLEALPPNAHMVMQSFAYLEKQSSIESAAQAWLDGQLKAWVGDYPVTTDVHIGQSYVELVQHIMVHHYDLVLKLSDSGFIERLFGSDDFTLLRKCPVPVWIVHPGNSQQYDTVVAALDLNYHYPEHEISVRRKLNMDILRYAAQIALMEFSQLHIVHVYDAVPESILRGDFISVDENSLEADLQTIYAEREKELARLLGELDKELHEGALESLNPQQHIVRGYPRREIAATAKSVDAKAVVIGTVARLGVPGFIMGGTAEETIHQLDCALLGIKPDGFVSPVSMPDN; encoded by the coding sequence ATGAAAGGAAACTTTAACAAGATTCTTTGTGTTCTTACTGACACGCACAAACAAGACGAAGTTGTCGCGCAGGCGCTTCACATTGCTAAAAACCATCAGGCAGAGCTGACCATTCTGCTTAAGCTTGAGGCGCTGCCGCCCAATGCTCACATGGTCATGCAGTCGTTTGCCTACCTTGAAAAACAAAGCTCGATTGAAAGCGCTGCCCAGGCGTGGCTTGACGGACAACTTAAGGCCTGGGTAGGTGATTACCCGGTTACTACAGATGTGCACATTGGCCAGAGTTATGTAGAGCTGGTGCAGCATATTATGGTGCACCACTACGACTTGGTACTGAAGCTATCTGACTCTGGTTTTATTGAGCGTTTGTTTGGCAGTGATGATTTCACTCTGCTACGTAAATGCCCTGTACCGGTGTGGATTGTTCATCCTGGCAACAGTCAGCAATACGATACGGTTGTTGCAGCACTAGACCTGAACTATCACTATCCTGAGCATGAAATTTCTGTGCGCCGGAAACTCAACATGGATATTCTGCGCTATGCAGCCCAGATTGCCCTGATGGAATTCAGTCAGCTGCACATTGTGCATGTGTACGACGCAGTGCCTGAAAGTATTCTGCGCGGTGACTTTATCTCGGTGGATGAGAATTCACTGGAGGCCGACCTGCAGACCATCTATGCCGAACGGGAAAAAGAACTGGCACGCTTGTTAGGCGAACTGGACAAAGAGTTACATGAAGGCGCGCTGGAATCTTTAAATCCACAGCAGCATATTGTGCGCGGCTATCCTCGCCGTGAAATTGCGGCAACAGCCAAATCTGTCGATGCCAAGGCCGTTGTTATAGGTACAGTGGCCCGGCTGGGTGTGCCCGGGTTTATTATGGGCGGCACTGCCGAGGAAACGATTCACCAGCTTGACTGTGCCCTGCTGGGTATTAAGCCAGACGGGTTTGTCTCCCCAGTATCTATGCCAGATAATTAA